The genomic stretch CAAAGCTTCTCCCGTATTCTTAGCGTCATGCTGCATGTGTTATCAAAATCCTGCTTGATGATTTCAAGATCATAATCCTTTATCAGCCGCATGACATCGTTCATGTCGAGGTAATCAAAACGAAAACGGATCTTTTTGGTGACCACTGCGGTGATGATTTCGTTCGAAGCGATGGCTTCTGCTGCTGCGGTTTTATAGGCGGTAATGAGTCCTCCGACACCAAGTTTGGTTCCTCCGAAATAACGAATGACGACGATCAGGACATCACTGATCTCGTGTGAGCGTATCTGTCCGAGGATCGGGTCTCCAGCGGAGTGGTTGGGCTCCCCATCGTCGTTTGCGCGGAAAAGGGATTGGTCACGTCCGAGCATATAGGCATAACAGTGGTGCCGGGCATCATAGTACTTTTTCTTTAAGGCTTCCAATCTTTCCTTGATTTCATCCTCATCCTGAACAGGATAAGCAAAAGCCAAAAACTTACTTCCTTTTTCTTTATATAGGCCCTCCGAACTGTCTTTTAAGGTCAAAAAGGTATCTTCCATTTCCATTGTTGTTAAATGCTACGCCTAAGATGCTGCCAAAAGTAAAAGCTGCATGGTGGAAAGGCAAAGATGAGGAGATATTTTAGTCTGTAATGTTAAGTTTAGGCTATTATTTGTTTAATTCTTGGAGCTAACCCACGTAGTGCAATAGGTTTTTGATTAAATTAGCTCTTGCAGTGAGTTAAAGTACACCAACCCATAATCTGTCACCCATGACCAAACCCTATCTTTTTCATCTTGGAGAGAAGAAAAATTCAACCGGGAAATTAAATTTTTGGGAGGGAAGCCAGCTGCCATTTGAAGTGAAAAGGGCTTTTTGGATAACGGAGGTTCCTGCGGGAGGAGTCAGGGGAGTTCATGCTCACAAGCTGGACAATCAGATCACAGTTTGTCTTCAGGGAAGTGTGAAAATTGCCCTGGAAGACTTGAGCAATAACCGATATGAATTTATCCTTCAGGATTCCAAAGAAGCACTTTATTTACCGCGGTTGGTTTGGTCCACGTTTACTTTTACGGCAAACAGTGTGCTTTTGGTGCTGTCGGAAAGTGATTTTGACGAAGCTGATTATATAAGAAATAAAGAGGAATTTGATAAGCTTAAAGATGGACATCACGAATAATTATGATTTCGTATTACAGGAAAACCCCCAGCCAGATCACCCTTATTTTTTGCATGACTATTTGGTAGGAGAAGGCGAACGGTATTTTTGCGCCAAGTTGCTGAAAAAGCAGAAAGTAAGGGCATTGATCTTTGTCGTTCTGAAAGCTGATGGTAGAGCAATTTCCCTAAACAATGCCCCATTTGGTGGTCTCTGGGCGGAGAAGAAGATTTCCTCTGATAGTCTCCAATACCTGGTTTCCGAACTCCTCCAAGCACTAAAGGGGCTTGGGGCTGATCATTTTCGTGTCGTCCAGCCACCCAGTACCTATGATGAAAATAATCCGTTGGTCCATTATGTTTTAAAGAGCCAGGGGTTTCAGCTTGAAGGGATTTTATTGCACCATTTTTTGGAGGACAGGAAGTTTATAAAAGGATTTATCCATGCGAAGATTTCCAAACACAAAAAAAAGGTCAAAAAGCTTCAGTGCACGGTAGAGGCAAGCAGTATCAAGACGTTTAATTTTTTAAAGGACATTAAGCGGTGGCGTTCACAAAGGGGGCATGAATACAATGTCCAGGAAGAAAACCTCATCCAGCAAGTCAGCGCTTATCCAGACCGCTATTTCCTGGTGTCACTCTATCAGAATGAACAAGCCGCGGCCCATGCCCTATGCGTCAAATTGACTCCAAATAGCCTGTATTATTACCTGCCAGCGATCAATCCTTCCTTGCAGCAGGCATATACCGGGGAGGGATTGCTTTTTGAAGTGATTCGTCTGGGGGAATCCTTGGGCGTGGATTTTATTGATTTGGGCTCTTCAGACCTCGATGGCCAGCCCAACCATAATCTTATTCGCTACAAAATGAAAAATGCAAATAACGCTGGTAATAAGTTCATTTGGAACCTAAAGCTATAGAATGGATTATCCTCTGGTCAGTGTAATTGTCATTTGCCATAATCATAGCGATTATATTTTTGAAGCGCTCAATAGCGTTTTGGGGCAGGAATATCCATCGGTGCAAATCATTATAGTGGATAATGGAAGCCAGGATGAAAGTGTAGAAAAAATCAAAACCTGGCTATGGATGAACGATAAGGAACGATCGGTAAGGACGTTTCTCTATGAAAATCCCATTAATTACTGTGAGGCATTTAATGAGGCATTGGCATCAGCACTAGGTGATTATGTCATCGATCTATCGGGAGATGATGTGTTGAGGCCATTGCATATAAAAAAGTCGGTCAAGGAGCTTAAGGGGCATCCAGAGGCGGGGCTTTGCTCCAGCAATGCCAATCTGGTAAGCGAGGATGGATTGCAAATTGATACTTTTTTTCCTATAGACCAGCAAGGGAAAACCATGGGGTGGGTACCCCGTGGAGATGTATATGAGCAGGTGATCATGCGGTATTGTATCTGTACTCCGACGATCGTTTTTGATACACTTAAGTTGAAAAGGATCGGAGGATATAACGAAGAGTTGGTTTATGAGGATTTTGACATTATTACACGGCTTGCCCGAAAATATCCCTTTGCGTTTAGCGATCATCTAGGCACTGACAAACGGATACATGGGAGTTCCTTCTCACGCCAACAGTACCAGACCAAGTCATCTGCCATGCTTGAATCTACCGTGAAGGTCTGTCAAAATATAGCGATAATGAACAAGACTTCCTTGGAGCGAAAGGCGCTGATCTTTAGGTGTATGCACGAAGCGAAACATGCCTTGGGATCTGCCAATTTTGAATCCGCCGATAAATTGATCCATCTAGCAGAACGCCTTGGCGCCACCGGATTGGCTATTAAGTTTTTTAGGCTTTGGCATGAAATGAAGGTGGATGTTTCCTTTTTTTATGAGAAATTGAGAAAATGAAGATTATCCAACCACCACTTCGATGATATTACCGGTGTCAAAGTATTTTTTTCCCGATTCCATGACCTGTTCAGGCGTGAAATTCTTGAAAAACTGGAGTTGTTCCTCATAGAAATCGTAATCTAGTCCAGCATAATGGATGGCCTTAAACCTGTTGATCAGATCAAAGACGTTACTGAAACTGGACAGGAAATGCCCTGCCATAAAGTTTCGGACGATTTCCAGCTCTTCTGGGCAGACAGGAATGGTTTTCAATTTTTCTATTTCTGAATAGACTTCATTGATTACCTCATCGGCATAGCCTTTCTGGACATCAGCCATGACTACCCAGTAGTCAGATTTTTCGAGGCTTCCGATCGAGCTGTAAATGCCGTAGGTATAGCCTTTGTCTTCCCGAATGTTTTTGATTAGTCTACTGCCAAAGTAACCTCCCAGAATGGTGTTGAAAACGGTCAGTGCATGATAGTCTGGGTGGGTTTTGGGAATAAGGTGCTGACCAAGACGGAGACTGGATTGTACAGCTTTGTCCTTTACTTCGGTAAGCCGCTTTTCTGGCCAGATGATAAACTCATCAGGTTTCCTTTGGCTTCTATGGATAGTGAGGTCTTCGAAAGCCTCCATGATGCGGGTAATTTCCAAGTCGTTTAGGTTGCCGATGACGAATAGTTCAGGGCTGATCAGAAATTTTTCTTGGTAATAATCGGCCAATTTTTCCTTGGTTACCGCATTTACATGACGCTCTTCAGAGATAAAGCCAAAAGGGTGCGTGGTCCCAAAGAGAACTTTTCGATAAAGCTGGTTGGCCCGGGCACCATTTTGCTCTTGCTGCATGGTGATGGTCAGGGCTTTTTGGGACTTTCGCTTTTCCAGCTCTTTTTCCGGAAAAACAGCTTCAGTCAGGAGTGATCTGAATACTGGCAGGACACTGAGAAAGTGTTTTTTGGTGGTCAATAACGACACCCCCTGCTGCTCAAAGGTAGAAATTGTGTCCACTTCCGATGCATAGTGATCGAAGAAATTATCCAATTCAGGTGAGCTCATGGATTTGGTTCCTTCCAAGAGCATATTCAAGGTAAAGAAAGGCACTAGCCCATCTTCTTCTGGTAGCAATTGTTTATTGGATTCCGTGATGATTTCCACCTTGATCGCATCGATCTCTGGCGTAGGAATAAAATACAAAGGGACTCCGTTTTTTAGAGTCCGCTTTATAGGTTTGGTCAATTCTATCGATTCCGGAATTTTAAAATCCGGTGCTTTCGAGCGATCCAGTACTGTCATTACTTAGGGATATTATAGGCCAAGGAAAATCTTAAGGTCTCGGCCAATGGGTGATTTTGTTTTTGGGGAACCAGGTAGGAGAAATCAAAGCCTAATCGTTTGATGTCAAATCCTACTCCCATGGTGAAATATTGCCTTCCACCTTTATGTTTGTTTTCGTAGAAATAGCCTGTCCTCAGGGCAAACTTTTCCGCGTATTCGTACTCCACACCAAAGGAAATCATCAGTTCCTGCATTTCCTCACTAAAGCCATCAGGCGCATCGGCAAAGGAGCCGAACATGGCGCTCAGCAGGGGACGGTTTGGGTCTTTTCCTTGTTCGATTTCTGGGTTTCCATTAGAATCTATAATTAAGGAACCATCTTCATTGGTAGCATAGATCGGCGGGGTGGGAACCATCAGTTTGTTGAAGTCCAGGGCAAAGGTTAGGGCGTTGTTCTCATCCAAGGCCGTTTCGAGCGCGGTGCCTATTCGCAAGTTGGTAGGGATGTAATCGGCATCGTCGGAGCTATTGTAGGTAAGCTTTGGGCCAATATTGCTGATATTGGCACCCCATGACCAATAGGCTTCTTTATTGCTCAGCAAAATCTCCTTTCGCTGGTAAACACCCACATCCACGCCTACACTTATGCCCGGTTTGCTGTCTCCATTACCGTTGGAAGAAATGTTTCCCGCAATATTGGAATGAATAAACCGAGCGGAGATACCTAGGGAAAGTGTCTCGGAGAGTTTTCTGGAATAATTGGTACCGATGGCAATGTCCCTTGGGTTAAACTGACCGATATCTTGGCCAAACTGATCGGTAAGCTGAATGTCGCCCATGTTAAAATACCGTAAATCCACCCCCAATGTGGACATGTCATCGATCCGCATGTAGCCTGTCAGATAGCTCAGCGACATATCCGGAACCAGTTTTCCCAACCAAGGAGAATAAGAAAGTGCAAATCCCATGTCGTCTTCCACAAAAGCCAATTTGGCGGCATTCCAATGGATCGAATTGGCATCAGGTGTGGTGGCTACTCCCGCATCTCCCATGGCTGAATGCCTACTGTCAGGGGCAAAATTCAAAAAAGGTACCGCCGTAATGATTACCCTTCGGCCTTGGTCTTGACCAGAAACACGCACAGAATTTTGAGCTTCCGCCGAAAGAGCAGTGAAGGTGAATGCAGTTAAAAAAGTAAGCGCCTTTAAATAATCACTTGATTTCTTCATTGAATATTTATTTTTCCAATTGCCTGGTCCGAGGTTCCGTCCCTTTCGCTTGTTAGCTGTAATTCGTAAATATAAGTTCCTTTTGCGGGAATTTTCGTCATGTCTCTTAAAAAAATCCATTCGATATCGGTGATTTCTGTACTTGCTTTTGGATAACGTTTTTCCATCGAAAATATTTCCTGTCCTAATAAATTATAGATGGTCAACTCAAAAATTATACTTTCGTCGGGTCTATTATGTTTTATCTTGAAATAACTGATGTCATTTGTAGGATTCGGGTAATTTATAAATTTCAAAATCCTCAAATTTTCACTCCCTTGGACTTTAATCTTCAAAACTTGGGTACTGCTATTGCCGAAATTATCATAAGCGGTTAATTCCAGGGTGTTCATTCCCTCTTCTAATCCATCAAGGGGCATTTCGATGATGCCTGTGCTGTAATTGCTGTTAATCGCGTGATAATGGTCATTTAGGATGATGGGCGAATGGCCATTGACCTGAAGACTGATGTCTTGATCTTTACCTGAAGCGGTCTGAATGCCGCTTTTGTCCTTTAGAGATGCGATGAAGGTGATCTGGGTGGATGCCGTGGTGGCGGGACTATTTGTCGTATCATTGGCAAATAGTCGAATGATAGGACCATTTTGATCGGATTGATCAGTAGGGGGGGCATGGCCTATGGGGATGGACCTAGCCTGCATGGCTTCGAAGGTAGTCGAGCTAGAAGAAGCAAAGACCCTTATCGTTCCCCTAGAGAGGGTTGTTTGAGGACTGATGAAGAGGTCAGCGGTAAAATGGCCATTTGTGACCGTTCCTGTTCCACGATATAGGATGTTGTTTAGGTCTTGATAAGTACCGGGGGCACCTTCATCACCATTGGTTTTTACGACAGTAGGTTCACCCAAGATTTCCAATAAAAATGTCCCCTGAAAGTTATCGACCGGTAGCGTGGTGACCGGATCAAGGACGGAGCCTTTGATGGTGGATTTTTGACCGATAAAAAGCGAGTCATTAGGTGTTTTGCCAGGAGATAATAGTTGGAGGTCGACTGTCAGTTCAGGACGGGCCAAGCAAAGACTGGGGTCGCCAAGAAGGGAAAAGTTCCGGTTATAGGGGCCGTTTAGGCTGTTATTCTTTGTGGCCTTAAAAATATCCCCAAGCTGGAGTCCTTTTCCAGCACCGTTTTCCTGAATCGCTGTAATGAAGGCTTTGTTCAATTCAAAATTGATGCTGCTAAAAACCGGTCTTCCTGTGGTCAGCAGGGCAATAGCACCTTTGTTTTTGGCCATCAACAGTTCTTCAGCTCCGGATCTTAAATAGGGACTGTCATGACGGCCAAACTCACAAGTCGCCGTGACAATCAGCGGAAAGTGCTTGGTTTCGGGCCAGTCCTGAAGATCATTTACTTGAAAGATCCTTTCTGCCGCAAGGGTGTTTTCATTGCCATGGCCTATATAATTGATGAGCAATAATCCATCTTCCACGCTTTTTGCCAATGCTGCCTTCGCTTCTGGAGCGGTTTGGAAGCTGCCTTCATCGATTTGTTCGAATGCATCCAGGTAGAGTTTTTGTACGTCATAGGCTGGGCTGTTTTGGGAAATAGTGGAGGTGTGGGTTTCGCTATGGTTAAGGTGGATGTTTTGGTCCCCATCATCAGCCACGAAAAGCAATTGTCTTTTCCATTTGCCAAGTTGCGGTGACTGCGTTTCGTATTGGATGATCTTTTCTACTACATTTCGGGCTTCCTGGAAATTGATGACAGGGATCCGTCCAACTCCAATGGACAGCGGGAGGTCTCCTTGCTCTGTTTCTTGCCATTCTCCTTGGCCAAATTCCAAAAAACCAAAATAGTCATCCGAGCTGAAGGATGTCAATGGATGGAGGCTGTTCCGGCTGCTGTAAGTGGGGACGAGATTGGGTCGGCCGGCACTGATGTTTTTATAGTCAAAGGTGCCTTTCCCAAAAAACAGTACGTTTTGCAGGGTCTTGTGGAGGTGGTATTGGTCAGCAAGAAAATTACGGATGGCCGTGACATCCCTGGTGCCATAATTATAGCTGTCGTATATATCCTGTGCGGTAACCACAGCAGTACTTATTCCTATGCTACGCTTAAAATCCGCCAGTTTATTGGCTTGAAACAAGAGTGATGGTGCTGTGATCACCACCAATTCGGCAGCATTAATTTGCCGGAGGTTCAGGCTTACTTTGCTGAGCTGATTGATAACTGGTGTTTCACCGGTCTTGGCAATAGCCACTCGGTGGAATGGCGCCAGCGTTGCCTTTCCGTTTTCGTCCAAAAGGGTGAAAGGCTCCTCGAAGTGGGTAATGTCCCAGCAAAGCAAGCCATCCTCATGACCGATTGAAACAGGTTGCTGTTTATCGAGATTGATGTAAATACCTTCTTGAATTTGTCCAGCATTATGCGGAAGTCCTAATAGAAAATGATCCAAAAAACCTACGGCATTCGGATCGCTGCTTTCCAGGTCAATATTAAACTGCGTAGGGTTTCCTACATCCACGTATTCTGTAAATCCTGTTACGGACTTTTCCCGTCCTTTGAGTCCATAAGTGGATGGGGGAATAGCAGGAATAGAGATCGTGAAAAATTCATTCTGTTGACTTCTGAGCTTCAGTGCTGCTGTACTAGTAGATTGCGCCATGAGATTGGCCTGATAATAAATTGGCCCCTCATGGTAGCTGTCCACATGGATGTTAAAAGAAGCTATTCCACCAGCGCGGACCCTGTTTCCGTACCATTTTCTACCTGAAGAAAGCAGGTTTAGCTCCTCCTTTTTATAGGGATAAAGGGAATAAAGTAATGAATGCCCGGACGAGGATTTGGGCACCGGGGGTGTTTTTTGTATGGTGGTTACGCGTTTTGGAGACGGTACATTGGTTTTGATAAGATAATAGGCGGTATCAGTATAGGTGTGGTGGATGTACTGCAGGCTATCATCTTCCAGGGATAATTGATGAGGTCCTTCCAGATAGACATATAAGCGGTCG from Echinicola soli encodes the following:
- a CDS encoding IMPACT family protein → MEDTFLTLKDSSEGLYKEKGSKFLAFAYPVQDEDEIKERLEALKKKYYDARHHCYAYMLGRDQSLFRANDDGEPNHSAGDPILGQIRSHEISDVLIVVIRYFGGTKLGVGGLITAYKTAAAEAIASNEIITAVVTKKIRFRFDYLDMNDVMRLIKDYDLEIIKQDFDNTCSMTLRIREKLWEEVTARLEDISSFKKID
- a CDS encoding sugar 3,4-ketoisomerase, whose translation is MTKPYLFHLGEKKNSTGKLNFWEGSQLPFEVKRAFWITEVPAGGVRGVHAHKLDNQITVCLQGSVKIALEDLSNNRYEFILQDSKEALYLPRLVWSTFTFTANSVLLVLSESDFDEADYIRNKEEFDKLKDGHHE
- a CDS encoding GNAT family N-acetyltransferase, producing the protein MDITNNYDFVLQENPQPDHPYFLHDYLVGEGERYFCAKLLKKQKVRALIFVVLKADGRAISLNNAPFGGLWAEKKISSDSLQYLVSELLQALKGLGADHFRVVQPPSTYDENNPLVHYVLKSQGFQLEGILLHHFLEDRKFIKGFIHAKISKHKKKVKKLQCTVEASSIKTFNFLKDIKRWRSQRGHEYNVQEENLIQQVSAYPDRYFLVSLYQNEQAAAHALCVKLTPNSLYYYLPAINPSLQQAYTGEGLLFEVIRLGESLGVDFIDLGSSDLDGQPNHNLIRYKMKNANNAGNKFIWNLKL
- a CDS encoding glycosyltransferase; this translates as MDYPLVSVIVICHNHSDYIFEALNSVLGQEYPSVQIIIVDNGSQDESVEKIKTWLWMNDKERSVRTFLYENPINYCEAFNEALASALGDYVIDLSGDDVLRPLHIKKSVKELKGHPEAGLCSSNANLVSEDGLQIDTFFPIDQQGKTMGWVPRGDVYEQVIMRYCICTPTIVFDTLKLKRIGGYNEELVYEDFDIITRLARKYPFAFSDHLGTDKRIHGSSFSRQQYQTKSSAMLESTVKVCQNIAIMNKTSLERKALIFRCMHEAKHALGSANFESADKLIHLAERLGATGLAIKFFRLWHEMKVDVSFFYEKLRK
- a CDS encoding M16 family metallopeptidase, coding for MTVLDRSKAPDFKIPESIELTKPIKRTLKNGVPLYFIPTPEIDAIKVEIITESNKQLLPEEDGLVPFFTLNMLLEGTKSMSSPELDNFFDHYASEVDTISTFEQQGVSLLTTKKHFLSVLPVFRSLLTEAVFPEKELEKRKSQKALTITMQQEQNGARANQLYRKVLFGTTHPFGFISEERHVNAVTKEKLADYYQEKFLISPELFVIGNLNDLEITRIMEAFEDLTIHRSQRKPDEFIIWPEKRLTEVKDKAVQSSLRLGQHLIPKTHPDYHALTVFNTILGGYFGSRLIKNIREDKGYTYGIYSSIGSLEKSDYWVVMADVQKGYADEVINEVYSEIEKLKTIPVCPEELEIVRNFMAGHFLSSFSNVFDLINRFKAIHYAGLDYDFYEEQLQFFKNFTPEQVMESGKKYFDTGNIIEVVVG
- the porV gene encoding type IX secretion system outer membrane channel protein PorV; the encoded protein is MKKSSDYLKALTFLTAFTFTALSAEAQNSVRVSGQDQGRRVIITAVPFLNFAPDSRHSAMGDAGVATTPDANSIHWNAAKLAFVEDDMGFALSYSPWLGKLVPDMSLSYLTGYMRIDDMSTLGVDLRYFNMGDIQLTDQFGQDIGQFNPRDIAIGTNYSRKLSETLSLGISARFIHSNIAGNISSNGNGDSKPGISVGVDVGVYQRKEILLSNKEAYWSWGANISNIGPKLTYNSSDDADYIPTNLRIGTALETALDENNALTFALDFNKLMVPTPPIYATNEDGSLIIDSNGNPEIEQGKDPNRPLLSAMFGSFADAPDGFSEEMQELMISFGVEYEYAEKFALRTGYFYENKHKGGRQYFTMGVGFDIKRLGFDFSYLVPQKQNHPLAETLRFSLAYNIPK
- the porU gene encoding type IX secretion system sortase PorU, with the protein product MKLISDILKYTLFTCLALLEAGDQLFAQSSYYKFPITQSGIYQLSAAEVPQLNGTNLEKIAFYGSSGMLPQKLEEGANQLQELPSLLKNDRLYVYLEGPHQLSLEDDSLQYIHHTYTDTAYYLIKTNVPSPKRVTTIQKTPPVPKSSSGHSLLYSLYPYKKEELNLLSSGRKWYGNRVRAGGIASFNIHVDSYHEGPIYYQANLMAQSTSTAALKLRSQQNEFFTISIPAIPPSTYGLKGREKSVTGFTEYVDVGNPTQFNIDLESSDPNAVGFLDHFLLGLPHNAGQIQEGIYINLDKQQPVSIGHEDGLLCWDITHFEEPFTLLDENGKATLAPFHRVAIAKTGETPVINQLSKVSLNLRQINAAELVVITAPSLLFQANKLADFKRSIGISTAVVTAQDIYDSYNYGTRDVTAIRNFLADQYHLHKTLQNVLFFGKGTFDYKNISAGRPNLVPTYSSRNSLHPLTSFSSDDYFGFLEFGQGEWQETEQGDLPLSIGVGRIPVINFQEARNVVEKIIQYETQSPQLGKWKRQLLFVADDGDQNIHLNHSETHTSTISQNSPAYDVQKLYLDAFEQIDEGSFQTAPEAKAALAKSVEDGLLLINYIGHGNENTLAAERIFQVNDLQDWPETKHFPLIVTATCEFGRHDSPYLRSGAEELLMAKNKGAIALLTTGRPVFSSINFELNKAFITAIQENGAGKGLQLGDIFKATKNNSLNGPYNRNFSLLGDPSLCLARPELTVDLQLLSPGKTPNDSLFIGQKSTIKGSVLDPVTTLPVDNFQGTFLLEILGEPTVVKTNGDEGAPGTYQDLNNILYRGTGTVTNGHFTADLFISPQTTLSRGTIRVFASSSSTTFEAMQARSIPIGHAPPTDQSDQNGPIIRLFANDTTNSPATTASTQITFIASLKDKSGIQTASGKDQDISLQVNGHSPIILNDHYHAINSNYSTGIIEMPLDGLEEGMNTLELTAYDNFGNSSTQVLKIKVQGSENLRILKFINYPNPTNDISYFKIKHNRPDESIIFELTIYNLLGQEIFSMEKRYPKASTEITDIEWIFLRDMTKIPAKGTYIYELQLTSERDGTSDQAIGKINIQ